GCGCAGGAAGCTCTCGGCGTCGACGGTGGGTATCAGCACGCCCGTCAGCGAGAAACCGCGGCGCGCCTCGCTCTGCATGAACTCGACGAGCGAGCGGTTCGCCGCCGACGCGCTGGTGTCGTGCATCTGCTGCACGATCGCGTCCCAGGTGCCGTCGTACGCGCGCCCATCGCCGAAGACCACGCGGTGTGACTCGTTGGCCGCGCGGTCGTCGGTCAGCCGGCCCAGCAACGAGCCGAACAGCTCCAGCTGGTCGCGCACCTCGCGTTCGCTCTGCTCGTTGAAGCGCGTCTCGAGCTCCGTGAGCAGTTCGTCGGTGGCGTCGGGAGCGGACGCCAGCTCGGCCAGGCGCGCCTCCCACGCCTCGAGGGATGGGTCGCCGTCGGCGAGTCGCAGGTGCGACTTGCGCAGTTCGATCAGTCGCCAGATGCCCAGTTCGTCCCAATGGTCGTCCGGCTCGGTCTGGTCGAGCTGGTAGAGCGCGGCCGCATAGTCACCGCGATCATAGAGCAGGTTGCCCAGGTAGATGCGCGCCTCGGCAAAACCGGCGTCGATCTTCAGGGCGCGCCGCAGCGTGTCCATCGCATCAGAGTCGCGGCCCAGCCGATGCTCGGCGTACCCGACCAGCGCCACGGCCTCGGCGTTGTCGGGCGCCTGGCGCACCGCCACCTCGAAGTACTCGATCGCCTCTTCCATCTCGTTCTCGCGAAAGAGGGCGCGCCCCACCTGCAGCATCAGCTCGATGTCATCGTCGTATCCGAGCGCGCGTATGCGGGCGAAGGTCTTCTTGGCCGCGTCCACCTGCCCGAACCTGAGCAGCGTCTCGCCAAGCCCGGCGAGGCCGTCCTCGTGTTCGTGATCGAGCACCAGCGCCTCCTCGAAACTGCTCCGCGCCCAGGCGAATTCGTCGCGCGCCAGGCGGGCATAGCCGACGCCGACGTGCAGGGCGACGGCGTTGGGGTACAGCGCCAGCCCCTCGCGCAGGATGGCGAGCGCCTCGTCGAAATTGCCCTCGTCGTACTGCTGGTGCGCGCGTTCGTCGTACTCTTCGGAACTCAGGAACGCAGACGACATCGTTCGACTGACCTCCTGCGCCGTGTGAGGGTTGACTGCAAGCTAAACCTGCGCGAACGGTGGATTCAACGGGGGTCGCGGCCGAATGTTCCTATGGCGCCTCCCGGCAGGCGACGGCAATGCGGGCAGCGAGCGCGGCATTCGACTCGAGGAGCGCGAGATTGGCCTGCAAGGATGCGCCCGCCGTCTCGCGATCGACGGCGGCCAGCAGGAACGGCGTGATGGCGGCCCCGACGACGCCCGCGGACCGGGCGTCGGCGAGGGCACGATGAACCGCCGCGTCGACCACTGCGGCATCGAGCGCCGTTGCAGCCGGCGGCGGCTGCACGACCAGCAGTGCGCCGGGACGGGCAAGCCGACGGTTCGCGCGAAAGACCCGCGCGATCTCGGCAGGATCGTCGGTGGACGCGGCGAGTCGCAGGCCCGTGCCGCGGGCCAGGAAGCCGGGAAACTCGTCGGTGCCGAACCCGATGACGGCGACTCCGTAGCTCTCGAGTCGTTCGAGCGTGGCCGGGAGGTCGAGGATGGACTTGGCGCCGGCGCAGATCGTGATGACCGGCGAGCGTCCGAGTTCGAAGAGGTCGGCCGACTCGTCGAACGCCGGCTCGCGATGCACCCCGCCGATTCCCCCGGTGGCGAAGACCTCGAGCCCGGCCGCGGTGCAAAGCGCCAGGGTGGCCGCCACGGTCGTGGCGCCGTCCAGTCCGCGCGCCACCGCCCATCCCAGGTCGCGCGCCGACACCTTGGGGACACCGTCGCGTCGAAGAAACCGTTCGAGGTCGTCGCCGTCGAGACCGATGGTCGGTTCACCGCGCACCACTGCGACGACCGCCGGCGTGGCGCCGTGCGCCGCAACCGCGGCGCGCATCCGACGGTCGGCCTCCCGGTTCG
This sequence is a window from Actinomycetota bacterium. Protein-coding genes within it:
- a CDS encoding tetratricopeptide repeat protein, which produces MSSAFLSSEEYDERAHQQYDEGNFDEALAILREGLALYPNAVALHVGVGYARLARDEFAWARSSFEEALVLDHEHEDGLAGLGETLLRFGQVDAAKKTFARIRALGYDDDIELMLQVGRALFRENEMEEAIEYFEVAVRQAPDNAEAVALVGYAEHRLGRDSDAMDTLRRALKIDAGFAEARIYLGNLLYDRGDYAAALYQLDQTEPDDHWDELGIWRLIELRKSHLRLADGDPSLEAWEARLAELASAPDATDELLTELETRFNEQSEREVRDQLELFGSLLGRLTDDRAANESHRVVFGDGRAYDGTWDAIVQQMHDTSASAANRSLVEFMQSEARRGFSLTGVLIPTVDAESFLR
- a CDS encoding pseudouridine-5'-phosphate glycosidase → MPRAVRWSPAIAAARRDGAVVAFESSVLAQGLPIPANREADRRMRAAVAAHGATPAVVAVVRGEPTIGLDGDDLERFLRRDGVPKVSARDLGWAVARGLDGATTVAATLALCTAAGLEVFATGGIGGVHREPAFDESADLFELGRSPVITICAGAKSILDLPATLERLESYGVAVIGFGTDEFPGFLARGTGLRLAASTDDPAEIARVFRANRRLARPGALLVVQPPPAATALDAAVVDAAVHRALADARSAGVVGAAITPFLLAAVDRETAGASLQANLALLESNAALAARIAVACREAP